Proteins encoded by one window of Chryseobacterium aquaeductus:
- a CDS encoding GPW/gp25 family protein yields the protein MDTPNYRMPFVPSTLMSEGGSIDTCDMGESIAHNIMLLITTKKGENRYDENYGNDVWNLEFDNGVTSAVWENVFIKSLKKQILESEPRIVQPQVDAHIEIVEHSYDTKEHTEIKKKVKIAINAKMEATGERFSFSTEIFLSPMSID from the coding sequence ATGGACACACCAAATTACAGAATGCCCTTTGTACCATCTACACTGATGTCTGAAGGTGGAAGTATCGATACCTGCGATATGGGAGAAAGTATCGCCCACAATATCATGCTTCTGATCACGACAAAAAAAGGCGAAAACAGATACGACGAGAACTACGGAAACGATGTTTGGAATCTTGAATTTGATAACGGAGTGACATCAGCAGTCTGGGAAAATGTTTTCATAAAAAGCCTCAAAAAACAAATTTTAGAATCTGAGCCAAGAATTGTTCAGCCACAGGTTGATGCCCACATAGAAATTGTTGAGCACAGTTACGATACCAAGGAACACACCGAAATCAAGAAAAAAGTAAAAATAGCCATCAATGCAAAAATGGAGGCGACTGGAGAACGTTTCAGTTTTTCTACTGAGATATTTTTGAGCCCGATGTCTATTGATTAA
- a CDS encoding GNAT family N-acetyltransferase, producing MNYEIREMLPKDETRVMEIFQQGIDSGIATFDTELPNVEVWNTSFINDCRWVLENENSEVIGWCALKPVSKRECFKGVAEVSIYFDRNSTGKGLGTLLLRKLIVDSENHGFWTLQSNIFPENEASIKFHLKNGFRTVGTREKVGKLHGEWKDLVMLERRSENIF from the coding sequence ATGAACTACGAAATAAGAGAAATGCTTCCAAAGGACGAAACCCGTGTAATGGAAATTTTTCAACAAGGCATCGATAGCGGAATTGCCACTTTTGATACAGAACTTCCCAACGTTGAGGTGTGGAATACCAGTTTTATCAACGATTGCCGTTGGGTTTTGGAAAATGAAAACAGTGAAGTGATCGGCTGGTGTGCATTGAAGCCTGTAAGTAAACGAGAATGCTTTAAAGGTGTGGCAGAAGTTAGTATTTATTTTGATCGAAATTCTACAGGGAAAGGTTTGGGTACACTTTTGTTGAGAAAACTCATTGTCGATAGCGAAAACCACGGATTCTGGACCTTGCAATCCAATATTTTTCCGGAAAATGAAGCTTCAATAAAATTTCATCTGAAAAATGGTTTTCGAACTGTTGGAACTCGCGAAAAAGTTGGGAAGCTTCACGGCGAATGGAAAGATCTTGTGATGCTTGAGAGAAGAAGCGAAAATATATTTTAA
- a CDS encoding AAA family ATPase — MRLAAIYIKRHFLFSEPQTINLGGKYFYTITPREGKENKYDITRIENPQFIENFWGKKISLVSAIVGENGTGKTSFLKSICLSKTNINDIVLVFENKNNSYEIYDKGFLDNSIFSIDYFTQTLDSDLSHFSINSFLNFNTDFVGLSEFNLNNFKNLVLLIQKQNNEKLLKSYLRENFNLFDAVKIKLKNNLKTETYWGDKTKRQESTNDLIRLIIDKFGAKNDDVPTIFTSENFIKNLELKLLLAVININFDRYNNELEYNINEYNDKESFDNFLDKIKEDYIANKLIEDNNGDIDNQKINNIKEFYNFIKTSDYKEDKGNRILNLKEIKLFIDKYENIKPALDLFDFSPVKIDENNSNYSHISYSTGEKNILYFLSLINKNLKWFKKNIILLLDEADLGFHPQWKKKYIKILTDFLPKIFEEIPGFEGVQIIFTTHDPLTLSDIPNSNVVYLKKEGEKTKVLNQNEKPRKSFGANITDLLADSFFINDGLIGDFAKGKIEETIKWINLERHKKHSIYQQSYEIDEKEYIKHKKIIELIDENVVRMKLAEMLDELKPEKNFQKELAEKEIKYLRNKFNLK, encoded by the coding sequence ATGAGGTTAGCTGCTATTTATATAAAACGACATTTTCTTTTTTCAGAACCGCAAACAATTAATTTGGGTGGCAAATATTTCTACACCATTACTCCAAGAGAGGGAAAGGAAAACAAATATGACATTACCCGTATAGAAAACCCACAGTTTATAGAAAATTTTTGGGGCAAAAAAATTTCTTTGGTTTCAGCTATTGTTGGGGAAAATGGAACGGGGAAGACTAGTTTTTTGAAAAGTATTTGTTTATCTAAAACAAATATTAATGATATTGTTCTCGTTTTTGAAAACAAAAATAATAGTTATGAAATATATGATAAAGGCTTTTTAGATAATTCAATATTTAGTATTGATTATTTTACACAAACATTAGATAGCGACTTAAGTCATTTTTCTATAAATTCATTTTTGAATTTTAATACAGATTTTGTTGGATTAAGTGAATTTAATTTGAATAATTTTAAAAACTTAGTTTTATTAATTCAAAAACAAAACAATGAGAAATTATTGAAATCTTATCTCAGGGAAAATTTCAATTTATTTGATGCAGTCAAAATCAAGTTGAAAAACAATTTAAAAACTGAAACTTATTGGGGTGATAAAACCAAAAGACAAGAATCAACAAATGATTTAATCAGATTAATAATTGATAAGTTTGGTGCAAAAAATGATGATGTACCTACGATTTTTACCAGCGAAAATTTTATTAAAAATTTAGAATTAAAGCTTTTATTAGCTGTAATAAATATTAATTTCGATAGATATAATAATGAATTAGAATATAATATCAATGAATATAATGATAAAGAATCTTTTGATAATTTTTTAGATAAAATAAAAGAAGATTATATAGCTAATAAACTTATTGAAGATAATAATGGAGATATTGATAATCAAAAAATAAACAATATTAAAGAGTTTTATAATTTTATAAAAACTAGTGATTATAAAGAAGATAAAGGTAATAGAATATTAAACTTAAAGGAAATAAAATTATTTATTGATAAATATGAAAATATAAAACCTGCTCTTGACTTATTTGATTTTTCACCTGTAAAAATTGATGAAAATAATTCTAATTACTCTCACATAAGCTATTCTACTGGAGAAAAAAACATATTATATTTTCTTAGTCTAATCAATAAAAACTTAAAATGGTTTAAAAAAAATATTATCCTCCTTTTAGACGAAGCAGATTTAGGCTTTCATCCTCAATGGAAAAAGAAATATATCAAAATTCTAACTGATTTCTTGCCCAAAATATTTGAAGAGATTCCAGGTTTTGAAGGTGTGCAAATCATCTTCACTACGCACGATCCTTTAACATTATCAGATATTCCCAACAGCAATGTTGTTTATTTAAAAAAAGAAGGAGAAAAGACAAAAGTTCTTAACCAAAATGAAAAACCTAGAAAATCTTTCGGAGCTAACATTACCGATTTATTAGCGGATAGTTTTTTTATTAATGATGGCTTAATTGGAGATTTTGCGAAAGGAAAGATTGAGGAAACGATAAAATGGATAAATCTTGAAAGACATAAAAAGCACAGTATTTATCAACAATCTTACGAAATTGACGAAAAAGAATATATAAAACATAAAAAAATCATTGAACTTATTGATGAAAATGTAGTAAGAATGAAACTTGCAGAAATGCTGGATGAACTAAAGCCTGAAAAAAATTTCCAAAAAGAATTGGCTGAAAAAGAAATAAAATATTTAAGAAATAAATTTAATTTGAAATGA
- a CDS encoding DUF4286 family protein, with translation MSVLSITFHCTKNNIEEWENYVDETLILMTENLMDVDKYILSEVHSEFIEDGKNYNLLLIFDNDEKRDEFMESEMVNISDIIEKKFGQEIMIFNTFLNPKKTRF, from the coding sequence ATGAGCGTGCTGAGCATCACTTTTCATTGTACTAAAAACAATATCGAAGAATGGGAAAATTACGTTGATGAGACGTTGATTCTGATGACTGAAAATCTGATGGATGTTGATAAATATATTCTCTCAGAAGTACATAGCGAGTTTATTGAAGATGGAAAAAACTATAATCTTCTTCTCATTTTTGATAATGATGAAAAACGAGATGAGTTTATGGAAAGCGAGATGGTCAACATCAGTGATATTATAGAGAAAAAATTCGGACAAGAAATTATGATTTTCAATACATTTCTGAATCCTAAGAAAACAAGATTTTAA
- the uvrA gene encoding excinuclease ABC subunit UvrA, producing MSESKEYIEVYGAREHNLKNIDVKIPRNELVVITGLSGSGKSSLAFDTIFAEGQRRYIETFSAYARQFLGGLERPDVDKIEGLSPVIAIEQKTTNKNPRSTVGTVTELYDYLRLLFARVSDAYSLSSGKKLVSYTEDQILDTIKENYKGEKLMLMAPVVRSRKGHYHELFVQMAKKGYGQARIDGDLQDIEYDLKLDRYKTHDIDIVIDRWIIGESASETRMEKSLRTAMEMGEGVIGIQKLGSTEIEYFSKNLMDAETGHSLALPEPNTFSFNSPKGSCPNCKGLGTIKKINTDYFVENPKLSINQGGLLPLEDIKSNKWILAQIKNILEIFGLGLTTPFKDIPAEALDYMYNGCHKEFNKDLKYAGITKKIKISFDGLIPFMEEIIDEKESYEGVLLERHFTTEETCPDCKGTRLQPGSLSFKIDGKNIAEINGLSLSDLKDWLRDVKDKFSPKNAIIAHEILKEIETRLQFLLDVGLEYLSLSRSSKTLSGGESQRIRLATQIGSQLVNVLYILDEPSIGLHQRDNERLIKSLKNLRDIGNSVLVVEHDKDMIMEADEVLDIGPRAGKFGGEILWQGKPADLLKADTITADYINGKRKIAIPEVRREGNGKSIVLKGATGNNLKNVTLDIPLGKLVVVTGISGSGKSSLINGTLYPILNKHFYRAVQEPLPYKKIEGLDNIDKIVDVDQTPIGRTPRSNPATYTGMFTDIRNLFSELPESKIRGYKPGRFSFNVKGGRCETCQGGGLKVIEMNFLPDVYVHCETCNGKRFNRETLEVRYKGKSISDVLDMTIDEAVDFFQPIPKIFARVKTLQDVGLGYITMGQQSTTLSGGEAQRIKLATELAKRQTGNTLYILDEPTTGLHFEDVKILMDAINKLVELGNSFIIIEHNMDVIKLADHIIDVGPEGGKYGGEIIAKGTPEEIIKSKKSLTGKYLKKEM from the coding sequence ATGAGTGAATCAAAAGAATATATAGAAGTTTACGGAGCCAGAGAACACAATCTTAAAAACATTGATGTCAAAATTCCGCGTAATGAACTGGTGGTGATCACCGGACTTTCCGGAAGCGGAAAATCGTCATTGGCTTTTGATACGATTTTTGCTGAAGGACAACGTCGTTACATCGAAACTTTCTCGGCTTATGCACGTCAGTTTTTAGGTGGTTTGGAACGTCCGGATGTCGATAAAATTGAAGGTTTGTCTCCGGTAATTGCCATTGAGCAAAAAACAACCAACAAAAACCCGCGTTCTACAGTTGGAACGGTGACAGAACTTTACGATTATCTTCGTCTTTTGTTTGCAAGGGTTTCAGATGCCTATTCATTGTCGTCTGGAAAGAAATTGGTAAGCTACACAGAAGATCAGATTCTTGATACGATTAAAGAAAATTATAAAGGTGAAAAGTTAATGTTGATGGCGCCAGTTGTTCGTTCCAGAAAAGGTCATTATCACGAACTTTTTGTTCAGATGGCTAAAAAAGGGTACGGACAGGCAAGAATTGATGGTGATTTGCAGGATATTGAATATGATTTAAAACTCGACCGTTACAAAACCCACGACATCGATATCGTGATTGATCGTTGGATCATCGGTGAATCTGCCTCTGAAACGAGAATGGAAAAATCACTAAGAACTGCCATGGAAATGGGTGAAGGTGTCATCGGAATTCAAAAGCTGGGAAGTACAGAAATTGAATATTTCTCTAAAAATTTAATGGATGCCGAAACCGGACATTCATTGGCTTTGCCAGAACCAAATACCTTTTCGTTCAACTCTCCGAAAGGAAGCTGCCCGAACTGTAAAGGTTTGGGAACAATCAAGAAAATCAATACCGATTATTTTGTCGAAAATCCTAAATTATCAATTAATCAAGGAGGTTTATTGCCTTTGGAAGATATTAAATCGAATAAATGGATTTTAGCACAGATCAAAAATATACTTGAAATTTTCGGTTTGGGATTGACGACTCCGTTTAAAGATATTCCTGCAGAAGCGTTGGATTATATGTACAACGGCTGTCACAAAGAATTTAATAAAGACCTGAAATACGCAGGAATTACCAAAAAAATAAAGATCAGTTTTGATGGTTTGATTCCTTTTATGGAAGAAATCATTGATGAGAAAGAGTCTTATGAAGGTGTTTTGTTAGAGAGACATTTTACAACTGAAGAAACTTGTCCAGATTGTAAAGGAACACGTCTTCAACCGGGAAGTTTAAGCTTTAAAATCGATGGAAAAAATATTGCTGAGATCAATGGTTTAAGCTTATCAGATTTAAAAGATTGGTTGAGAGATGTTAAAGATAAATTTTCGCCAAAAAATGCAATCATTGCTCACGAAATTTTAAAGGAAATCGAAACCAGGCTTCAATTTTTGTTGGATGTTGGTTTGGAATATTTAAGTCTGAGCAGAAGTTCAAAAACTCTATCCGGTGGAGAATCTCAGAGAATTCGTCTCGCAACGCAAATCGGTTCTCAGTTGGTGAATGTTCTGTATATTTTGGATGAGCCAAGTATCGGATTGCACCAGAGAGATAATGAAAGACTTATCAAATCGTTAAAAAATCTTCGTGACATCGGAAATTCTGTTTTGGTGGTAGAGCACGACAAAGATATGATCATGGAAGCCGATGAGGTTTTGGATATTGGTCCGAGAGCCGGAAAATTCGGTGGAGAAATTCTTTGGCAGGGAAAACCTGCAGATTTACTGAAAGCAGACACAATCACGGCAGATTATATCAACGGAAAAAGAAAGATTGCCATTCCCGAAGTCAGAAGAGAAGGAAACGGGAAAAGTATTGTCTTAAAAGGTGCTACAGGAAACAATCTGAAAAATGTAACCCTTGATATTCCGTTAGGAAAACTGGTGGTGGTGACAGGAATTTCAGGAAGCGGAAAATCTTCTCTGATTAACGGAACTTTGTATCCAATCCTTAACAAACATTTTTACAGAGCCGTTCAGGAACCTTTGCCTTACAAGAAAATAGAAGGTCTTGACAATATCGATAAAATCGTAGATGTTGACCAGACTCCGATTGGTAGAACGCCACGTTCGAATCCTGCAACTTACACAGGAATGTTCACCGATATCAGAAATTTATTTTCTGAATTGCCTGAAAGTAAAATCCGTGGTTACAAACCTGGAAGATTTTCTTTCAACGTAAAAGGCGGAAGATGCGAAACTTGTCAGGGAGGCGGTTTAAAAGTCATTGAAATGAACTTCTTACCTGATGTTTACGTGCATTGCGAAACCTGCAACGGAAAACGTTTCAACAGAGAAACGCTGGAAGTTCGTTACAAAGGAAAATCGATTTCCGATGTTTTGGATATGACGATTGATGAAGCGGTAGATTTCTTCCAGCCGATTCCAAAGATTTTTGCAAGAGTGAAAACTTTGCAGGATGTCGGTTTGGGTTATATCACAATGGGACAACAATCGACCACTCTTTCCGGTGGTGAAGCGCAACGTATCAAACTGGCAACAGAACTCGCAAAAAGACAAACCGGAAATACGTTATATATTCTTGACGAACCAACAACCGGACTTCATTTTGAAGACGTAAAAATTCTGATGGATGCCATTAATAAACTCGTAGAATTAGGAAACTCTTTCATCATCATCGAACATAATATGGATGTGATTAAATTGGCAGATCATATTATTGACGTTGGTCCAGAAGGTGGAAAATACGGCGGTGAGATTATTGCCAAGGGAACTCCGGAAGAGATTATTAAGTCGAAGAAGAGTTTGACAGGGAAGTATTTGAAGAAGGAGATGTAA
- a CDS encoding DUF421 domain-containing protein: MNPILDVVIRSLCVYLFMIVAIRLFGKNQLSQLNAGDVVLLLLISNAVQNAMVGENTSLEGGIVAALVLFAANFTLKRLMFSNKSFASFMEADPVILVKDGIVDHVALRKVKITFDELNESVREHGIETLENVKLSILEVDGNISVISEDQKDKQTHYSRIKRKNKRKYH; encoded by the coding sequence GTGAATCCTATTCTTGATGTAGTTATTCGTTCTCTATGCGTTTATCTTTTTATGATCGTTGCCATTCGTCTATTTGGGAAAAATCAACTTTCACAATTGAATGCCGGAGATGTTGTGTTGCTGCTTTTAATTTCAAATGCGGTACAGAATGCCATGGTAGGCGAAAATACTTCTTTGGAAGGTGGAATTGTGGCTGCACTGGTTTTATTTGCTGCAAATTTTACTTTAAAAAGACTGATGTTTTCCAACAAATCTTTTGCAAGTTTCATGGAAGCTGATCCTGTGATTTTGGTTAAAGATGGAATTGTAGATCATGTTGCTTTGCGAAAGGTAAAAATTACGTTTGACGAACTCAACGAATCCGTGAGAGAACATGGTATTGAAACCCTTGAAAACGTAAAACTTTCAATTTTGGAAGTCGATGGCAACATCAGTGTGATTTCTGAAGATCAGAAAGATAAACAAACGCATTATTCCCGAATAAAAAGAAAAAATAAAAGAAAATATCATTAA
- a CDS encoding type VI secretion system baseplate subunit TssF, which produces MNLDQNIYSKESVKARMLQNATKVWGLKSPQSLDPFVKLLIDAFSTEVFKSNNEIQSVNARILEKLAKLLTPSIYTHPIPAHAVAYTTPFESSENLLEHTEFFFKKQMNSTVKSESDKQLNIPFTPIGSIRTNKAQTAIMFVGNTCYSIDERLNKIPISRFQGRPSDYRKVTIGINVSQYTNEKFPRSLGIYCSNPAFEHLDYVYKLLPYITVSSNGNPLFVKEGLTYLKKEQAEGYEQIFHEQSIQTKIIQDIKNIYHHKFIEVSGLSRDLFSEGSLPQDLDFLNEREEIQKYITSKKFLWLTFEFPPQFSAEILDNFTFVLNAFPIYNRGWKKTDYSLDIMGNNIPLITEDGEHFLYVEEVQDGDGRKYTEIPFTPSDDLKKGLYTVRKGGMERFNNRNAVDMISNVLELTRDEIAAFSLLNRDNVKGLLSEMSDKMKSMVQKVNNAKRNVKQELNYVIMEPVEKTDHTYAAFWITHCTFANHMRPGTELSNQLKSQTLILLTETIGGAEEQKGSDSIQAYKYALTTRDKIISLEDVKNYVRMMLKDELKDVRVKRGTMISNKPKEGFVRTVDVEVIPENYSFYGRVYWENMANILRNQIISKAIDGIEYRVIISNEDVDFFEN; this is translated from the coding sequence ATGAATTTAGATCAGAATATATATTCAAAAGAATCTGTTAAAGCCAGAATGCTGCAGAATGCAACAAAAGTCTGGGGATTGAAAAGTCCGCAGTCGTTGGATCCCTTTGTGAAACTTTTAATAGATGCTTTCAGTACGGAAGTTTTTAAATCTAATAATGAAATTCAGAGCGTCAATGCGAGAATTTTAGAAAAGTTGGCAAAACTTTTAACACCATCTATTTATACTCACCCGATTCCCGCGCATGCTGTTGCCTACACAACTCCTTTTGAATCATCAGAAAATCTGTTGGAGCACACAGAATTTTTCTTCAAAAAACAGATGAATTCGACGGTGAAATCAGAATCAGACAAGCAACTTAATATTCCTTTTACACCCATCGGAAGTATAAGAACCAATAAAGCTCAAACTGCCATCATGTTTGTTGGCAATACTTGTTACAGTATTGATGAACGTTTGAATAAAATTCCGATCTCGAGATTTCAGGGTAGACCTTCTGATTACAGAAAAGTAACGATCGGAATTAATGTTTCTCAATATACCAACGAAAAATTCCCAAGATCTTTAGGAATTTACTGTTCAAATCCTGCTTTTGAGCATTTGGATTATGTGTACAAATTGCTACCATACATTACAGTTTCCAGCAACGGAAATCCTTTATTCGTGAAAGAAGGTTTAACTTATCTGAAGAAAGAGCAGGCAGAAGGCTATGAACAGATATTTCACGAGCAATCTATTCAGACGAAAATAATTCAGGATATAAAGAACATTTATCATCATAAATTCATCGAAGTAAGCGGACTTTCAAGAGATTTGTTTTCAGAAGGATCGCTGCCACAGGATTTAGATTTTCTTAATGAAAGAGAAGAAATTCAAAAATATATAACAAGCAAGAAGTTTTTATGGCTGACTTTTGAATTTCCACCTCAATTTTCTGCTGAGATTTTAGATAATTTCACTTTTGTTTTGAATGCATTTCCCATTTACAACCGTGGCTGGAAAAAGACAGATTACAGTCTTGACATTATGGGAAATAATATTCCTTTGATTACTGAAGATGGCGAGCATTTTCTCTATGTAGAAGAAGTGCAGGACGGAGACGGAAGAAAATATACCGAAATTCCATTCACACCTTCAGATGATCTCAAAAAAGGTCTTTACACCGTAAGAAAAGGCGGAATGGAAAGATTTAATAATAGAAATGCGGTTGATATGATCTCTAATGTTCTTGAACTGACCAGAGACGAGATTGCAGCTTTTTCCTTATTAAATCGTGATAATGTAAAAGGATTGCTGAGCGAAATGTCTGACAAAATGAAATCTATGGTGCAAAAAGTAAACAATGCCAAAAGAAACGTTAAACAGGAACTCAACTATGTCATCATGGAACCTGTCGAAAAAACAGATCATACGTACGCAGCATTTTGGATTACGCACTGCACTTTTGCCAATCACATGAGACCAGGAACTGAACTTTCCAATCAATTAAAATCTCAGACATTAATTCTTTTAACTGAAACCATCGGTGGTGCGGAAGAACAGAAAGGTTCAGACAGCATTCAGGCTTACAAATATGCACTGACGACCAGAGATAAAATCATTTCTTTGGAAGATGTAAAAAACTATGTTCGGATGATGTTGAAAGATGAACTAAAAGATGTCCGAGTAAAAAGAGGAACGATGATCAGCAACAAACCAAAAGAAGGTTTCGTGCGGACTGTTGACGTTGAAGTGATTCCTGAGAATTATTCTTTCTACGGAAGAGTCTATTGGGAAAATATGGCGAATATCCTTAGAAATCAAATCATTTCCAAAGCAATTGACGGAATAGAATACCGAGTGATAATCAGCAATGAAGATGTTGATTTTTTTGAAAATTAA